ATGTGAATGTCTATGAAAATGGTGTACTTAGAAAGGATCTATCCTCCAAATATAAACTCAAAAAATCACAGGTTGTAAATTTCAATATGAATATTGAATCACCCAAACTTGATTTTGTGTTTATTCCAAATGGAGATAAAGGATCGACAGGAACAATAACAAACATGAGGTCATCATGAAAAACAAAAATATGAAAAAATACAGAATATTGAGACAAAGTGTAAGAATCTCGATTATATTTTGCTCAATATTATTGTCTATTAATGCAGCAAGTGCTGTAGATAAAACGTACAACTGGGATGATAAAACTGGAGTTTCTATAGCAGGTTTTGCTACCAACTGGAGCAGTTGCAGTCCTCAAGATGGATACAGGGTAACCAGTCTTAAAAGTTCAGCATCATCCTGTACCAACGGCATATTGAGCAGATCAAATGCAGGCGATTTGTTCCTGGCGATTAATACAACAGCATATGGTTCTAATACCAATTTAGTAGGCAAAGGCGGAAACTATTTTTATTTATCAAGTAATAAATCCAGCTATACTGCGATATTTCGTTTTGATGTGGGGTATGCTCAAGCAGGCACTTTTACATCATTGGGAAATGTGACCAAGAGTGTAACTTCTTCTACTGGTCAAAAAATTGGCGTAGATTTGAAAACCATAAAAGGCACTGCACCTGCAGGTTCATATCCAGCACTAAAAGTCTCAGTCACCACTTCAAATGGAGGAAAAGTGAGTCTGGGAACAAATGGTGGAGCTAGTGGTACAAACAGCGGTCGTTTCACGGTTACAGAAACTGTTGCACCGGCTACCCCAACTCCAACACCAACTCCAACTTCAACACCTACTCCAACACCGACTTCAACACCTGCTCCAACACCGACTCCAACTCCAACTGCAACACCGACTCCAACTCCGACTTCAACACCCACCCCAACACCAACTTCAACACCCACCCCAACACCGACTTCAACACCTACTCCAACACCTACTCCAACTCCAACTGCAACACCTACTCCAACTCCGACTTCAACACCCACCCCAACACCAACTTCAACACCTACTCCAACTCCGACTCCACCTCCGGGTCCTACCCTAACTCCAACTCACCCGGCACCGCCGGTAAATCAAAACATTGGTTTCCCAGATACAATAATGCAAAATCTGTCAGTGACCACTTGCAGAGGTTGCCATCCATCGGCTCCTGATATCCACCACTTCATGGTAGGAAAAGCAAACACAAAACTGGGTTGCTTGGATTGTCATCCATGGCAAGCTAGTACTCAAACGGTATATATAGAAAGGAATTGTCATGGTTGCCACAATGGAGCACCTGTCGCGCCTAACACAGTAAACCTGTCAGCAATTCGAGGATCCCCTGGCAGACCGCATCACAATACGATAAAGAATTCATCGTCAAATCTAGCGTTTCCAGCTGCTTATTTGGCTGCAGATAGACAGTGCAATAGATGTCACGGTTCTGGTTTTGTAGCCAATTACAACGATAATCATTACGTACCATCCTACAATGTATCCATGGTAACTCCATTTGCCAGTTTCAAGATAAATGCCACAGTTGGAGGCGGAAGAAATTGGGGCGGATGTTTAGCTTGCCATGATGCCGATCCAACGGCAAACCCACAAATCTATAACAGCGATACTACTCACCATACCGTGAGATTCTGGGTAGGTTACCAGTGCAACAATTGTCATGTATCATCTGGGTTTAGAGCAGAACCAGTTCCAGACTATAATCCAGAGCCAAGTGCGGAGAGGTATGAAGTATGGTTGAATCAATCATATCCATCGTACACCTCAATGTTCCAATGGGATACCTCCAAGCCACATTTTGAATTCAGAAATTCAACAATGATTAATGCGGGCGATACACTCAACGGTACTGGATGTGAAAAGTGTCACTCTGTACAGACCATACACAATATTGAGGCTAATGCTCCTGGTTTAACTGTTCAACAAACCATTGACCAAGGAATTGCTGGATACGGCCATATAGGAAATAACTCAGACTGCGCTGGGTGCCATCAGGGCTGGTTTACCAGCGCTGATAATCCATTCCCAGGTCCAAAAGCTATGAGTTTGGCGAGTATAGCTCCAGGCACGTTGACTGCTGGTGTAGACACAGATGTAACCCTCACAGGCAGCAACTTTGTAGAAGCTCCATACACGACGACGATATTAGTAGATGGAGTAGCTGCAACACAGAAGTCTCTGACAGATACACAGATAGTAGTGACTGTGAACCTGGCCGTAGGCGGCCATAGTGTCCAGGTCGAAAAAGGTGGCGTGACAAGCACACTGACCTCAGTGTTAGCTTTAGCACCAGGTACAATTACTTCAGCGAAATTAACAGCTGGAGTATTGACCATTGATGGTACAGGACTTGGAGCTGATCAGCAGATGATTGCCATTACCAAGGCTGATGGAAGAATCATACCGTCTGATGGTATCACCAGCTCTACCGATACGCAGATAGTAGCGGTAAGTGCGCAAGCGGCAGTCGGCGACACGGTAACTGTGATAACACCAACCGGTGACAATTCTGCACTGGTCACGAATTGAAGGAGGTTATCATGAAATATAAAAATATGAAAAAATATAGAATATTGAGACAAAGTGTAATAATCTCGATTATATTTTTCTCAATATTATTTTCCGTTAATGCGGCAAGTGCTGTCGATAAAACGTACTACTGGATCCCATCGTCAGGAGCTATAGATTCGTCAGGATTTACAGCCAACTGGGGGATATGTGGTGCTCAACCAGCATCATACAAAAATACTACTCTCAGCAGTAAAGGATTCACATGTAACAGCGATACATTGACAAGGACTTCATCCGGAGACCAGTTTTTGGCAATTTATCCAACCCCATATAGTTCTGATACTAAAATAGTAGGCAAACCAGGTGCTACTTTTTATTTATCAAGTCCTGCGACATATCGTTTTGATCTGGGTTATGCTAAAGGAGGCACTTTTACATCATTGGGATATGTGACCAATGGTGTAACTAAAAGTACAAAATATAGCATAGATCTGAGAAAAATTAATGGCACTGCTCCTGCGGGTTCATATCCAGCATTAAAAGTCTCAGTTACGACTCCAAAAGGAGGAAAAGTGAGTCTGGGAACAAATGGTGGGTCTACAGGCTCAAATAGCGGCCGTTTCTATGTTAATGAGACTGTTGCATCACCGACCCCAGCTCCAATCCCGACTCCAACAGCAACACCTACCCCGACTCCGACAGCAACACCTACCCCGACTCCAACAGCAACACCTACCCCGACCCCGACAGCAACACCTACCCCAACTCCGACAGCAACACCTACCCCGACTCCAACAGCAACACCTACCCCGATTCCAACAGCAACACCTACCCCGATTCCAACAGCAACACCTACCCCGACTCCGACTCCACCTCCGGGTCCTTATTGTCTAGCTTGTCATGCTGGTGCAGAATAGAAGTAGAGGGCACATGGTTCAGGAACCTTGGGTATTTATTGAACATACCGGAGTCAAGTTTGAAGGAACGAAAGTCCATGCACACGGTAAAGGCAAATGAACTGAAGTTGTCAGGAACTGCTAATACATTCTTAGTAGAGTTGAAAACGATAGCCAGTTATCGTCAAGACTGGCAAATACTTCAAGGAGCATGGTTCTACCCAACCTTTCAGTTGGGGGTCTCCTCTACCCCCTTGACACCACGAAGATGAATAAGAAAACACAACAACAGGAGAAATTATAATATGCTTTCGCTAATTGAATTAATATTGATAGTAATATTAATCAATATACCCTTCGGCTACTGGAGATCCAAGGCCGATAGGTTTTCCAGGCAGTGGATGATGGCTATACATCTACCAGTTCCTCTGGTATTTCTGTTGAGGATAATATCTGGTTTCAGTTGGACGATAATACCACTTCTTATGCTATCGTTTGCCTCAGGGCAGTTCATAGGAGGAAACATTAGAAATATTTTTTATAGGTGTAAAGATGAAACCGAACTTTATTAAGATTTACGGTCGTGTATCCCATCAATTGAAACATTAATGAATGCAGTGTGCGTATATATTAAATAAATGAAAACCAAAAAAGAAAAGATAGAAATACCAGAAAATATACCCATCATAACGCCAGAAATGATGGGAAAAAACCACCATCGAGATAGCTAAAAGGCGGGCTGGCAGAAAAGAATCGCCAGTGAAGGGAATTAAAGATATTAAGTGCTCATCGTGAGGGAATGATACGATGTGGTTTAGAAATGAAAAATGACAGGAGGTTGATAGTGATTTTTACGGTTTTGCTGGTGAGTATTAGCCAATACACTTTAGCGTCAGCGTATCCTTCTTATAATACAGAAACAGATTGCAGAAGTTGTCACGGTAATACAGTAGACACGCATCATCATCTGGTACATTATGGAAAAAAGGTGTGTACAGATTGTCATGCAATCAAAAATAACACAGTTGTGATAATTAGAAATTGTCTAATATGTCACCCTGGTACAAATCATGAGGGCTGCATTTCATGCCATATAAGCGGCACCCCTGGAAATGTTAATAGTACAGCTCCTGGGCTATTGAATAGTACACCCCCTGGAAATGTTAATAGTACAGCCTTCTCTCTGGGTGTTCATGTCAATATTACGACCGATGGATTTGGTTTAATAAATAACAGCGATTGCTGGGCATGCCACTATAATCGGGATATGCATAGAAGCAATATATGGCAGTGCGCAGACTGCCATACAGGCAGCGGCAGACCCGAAACTCCGCAA
The nucleotide sequence above comes from Candidatus Methanoperedens sp.. Encoded proteins:
- a CDS encoding IPT/TIG domain-containing protein; this encodes MKNKNMKKYRILRQSVRISIIFCSILLSINAASAVDKTYNWDDKTGVSIAGFATNWSSCSPQDGYRVTSLKSSASSCTNGILSRSNAGDLFLAINTTAYGSNTNLVGKGGNYFYLSSNKSSYTAIFRFDVGYAQAGTFTSLGNVTKSVTSSTGQKIGVDLKTIKGTAPAGSYPALKVSVTTSNGGKVSLGTNGGASGTNSGRFTVTETVAPATPTPTPTPTSTPTPTPTSTPAPTPTPTPTATPTPTPTSTPTPTPTSTPTPTPTSTPTPTPTPTPTATPTPTPTSTPTPTPTSTPTPTPTPPPGPTLTPTHPAPPVNQNIGFPDTIMQNLSVTTCRGCHPSAPDIHHFMVGKANTKLGCLDCHPWQASTQTVYIERNCHGCHNGAPVAPNTVNLSAIRGSPGRPHHNTIKNSSSNLAFPAAYLAADRQCNRCHGSGFVANYNDNHYVPSYNVSMVTPFASFKINATVGGGRNWGGCLACHDADPTANPQIYNSDTTHHTVRFWVGYQCNNCHVSSGFRAEPVPDYNPEPSAERYEVWLNQSYPSYTSMFQWDTSKPHFEFRNSTMINAGDTLNGTGCEKCHSVQTIHNIEANAPGLTVQQTIDQGIAGYGHIGNNSDCAGCHQGWFTSADNPFPGPKAMSLASIAPGTLTAGVDTDVTLTGSNFVEAPYTTTILVDGVAATQKSLTDTQIVVTVNLAVGGHSVQVEKGGVTSTLTSVLALAPGTITSAKLTAGVLTIDGTGLGADQQMIAITKADGRIIPSDGITSSTDTQIVAVSAQAAVGDTVTVITPTGDNSALVTN